One part of the Nitrospira defluvii genome encodes these proteins:
- the traF gene encoding conjugal transfer protein TraF, giving the protein MTLHWIPCFRFAAWIFVILLPIQAAAVEFVFVGSRQMGMGGAGVATTTDSLATYWNPAGMAMSKKFDMRIQGGGQVIDRGDVFDTLKDINNLNLNDTSAGNIARLQQQIDRMNRPGTNLTAAASGGLYVKGNFGEHALGFNVSDVATAGGFLRGPVGFTNNGTNLTVNGQFAMNGLEVRQAALSYAYAFMDRMFSIGITGKVIQGAAYTGATNIRGASDDVRVFEDIGRAKISTALGIDVGAMFRPSSWLRMGIVAKDINAPTFDAPNGDKFKLLPQVRTGIAVNPYNSLTLTADVDITKNNTLTPGVYSQVLSLGAEQTILSELLSFRLGAFKNMQDAKTPFIPTAGFGLRILALRIDIAGGYDFRDQAALASGSIAMTF; this is encoded by the coding sequence ATGACGTTACACTGGATTCCGTGCTTTCGGTTTGCCGCCTGGATATTCGTCATCCTGCTGCCGATTCAAGCCGCAGCGGTCGAGTTCGTGTTCGTAGGCTCTCGCCAGATGGGCATGGGTGGGGCCGGCGTCGCGACCACGACGGACTCCCTTGCCACCTACTGGAACCCTGCCGGCATGGCGATGAGCAAGAAGTTCGACATGCGCATTCAGGGCGGCGGTCAGGTCATCGATCGCGGAGACGTTTTCGATACGTTGAAGGACATCAACAATCTGAATCTGAACGACACCTCCGCCGGCAACATCGCGCGCCTCCAGCAGCAAATTGATCGCATGAACCGGCCCGGAACCAATCTCACCGCCGCCGCCTCCGGTGGGCTCTACGTGAAGGGCAACTTCGGAGAGCATGCACTGGGGTTCAATGTCTCCGATGTCGCCACAGCAGGCGGGTTCCTCCGCGGTCCGGTCGGGTTTACGAATAACGGCACCAACCTGACCGTGAACGGACAATTCGCCATGAATGGCCTTGAAGTCCGGCAGGCCGCCCTGTCCTATGCCTACGCATTCATGGACCGCATGTTCTCGATCGGCATCACCGGAAAGGTGATCCAGGGTGCGGCCTATACCGGCGCGACCAATATCCGAGGCGCAAGCGACGACGTCAGAGTGTTTGAGGACATCGGGCGCGCCAAGATCTCAACCGCCCTCGGCATCGATGTGGGCGCCATGTTCCGGCCCTCCTCCTGGTTGCGGATGGGCATCGTGGCGAAGGACATCAATGCCCCAACGTTCGACGCACCGAACGGCGACAAATTCAAACTGCTGCCGCAAGTGCGCACAGGAATCGCCGTCAACCCCTACAACTCTCTGACACTCACCGCTGATGTCGACATTACCAAGAACAACACGCTGACACCCGGCGTCTACAGCCAAGTTCTCAGCCTCGGGGCTGAACAGACGATTCTGTCCGAATTGCTGTCGTTCCGGCTCGGTGCCTTCAAAAATATGCAGGATGCCAAGACCCCGTTTATCCCGACGGCAGGCTTCGGGCTTCGCATCCTCGCCTTGCGCATCGATATCGCCGGCGGGTATGATTTTAGAGATCAGGCCGCCCTGGCGTCCGGCTCCATTGCGATGACCTTCTAG
- a CDS encoding phosphoribosylanthranilate isomerase: MTVKVKICGLTNAEDAAVAVEAGADAVGFVFHKKSPRCAETAAVKAIIKELPPFVFPIGVFVNEEPKVVRDVMDGCGLALAQLHGDETAAYCETLGRPVLKAIRLRDRGSFLALAEFQGRAGVRGFLVDAFSPDAYGGTGQVADWSLAAEAAAVARILLAGGLTPENVAQALRQVRPYGVDVSSGVEARPGKKDHAKVRAFVQAVRLASSQQDIA; this comes from the coding sequence ATGACGGTTAAGGTCAAGATTTGCGGACTGACGAATGCCGAGGATGCGGCGGTGGCGGTGGAGGCCGGCGCGGATGCCGTCGGATTCGTGTTTCACAAGAAGAGTCCGCGTTGCGCGGAGACAGCGGCGGTGAAGGCCATCATCAAGGAACTGCCGCCTTTCGTCTTCCCGATCGGTGTGTTCGTCAACGAAGAACCGAAAGTAGTCCGCGACGTGATGGACGGTTGCGGCCTGGCGCTCGCGCAATTGCATGGTGATGAGACGGCGGCCTATTGCGAGACGTTGGGACGCCCCGTCCTCAAGGCAATCAGGCTCAGGGACCGTGGATCCTTCCTGGCCCTGGCCGAGTTCCAGGGCCGCGCCGGCGTGCGTGGGTTTTTGGTGGATGCGTTTTCGCCGGACGCGTATGGTGGAACAGGACAGGTGGCCGATTGGTCGTTGGCGGCGGAAGCTGCGGCAGTAGCCCGTATTCTCCTGGCCGGTGGGCTGACGCCGGAGAATGTCGCGCAGGCTCTCAGACAGGTTCGTCCCTACGGCGTTGACGTGAGCAGCGGCGTCGAAGCGCGACCCGGCAAGAAGGATCACGCGAAGGTTCGAGCGTTTGTGCAGGCCGTCAGGTTGGCATCCTCTCAGCAGGATATCGCGTAA
- the pabA gene encoding aminodeoxychorismate/anthranilate synthase component II, producing MLLMIDNYDSFTYNLVQYFGELGEDVVVYRNNKISIPEIEALKPARLVISPGPCTPNEAGISVEAIRHFGGKLPLLGVCLGHQSLAVAFGGEVIRAERLMHGKTSMVRHDGRTIFRDLPNPFEATRYHSLIVNRKNLPGCFEISAETADGEIMGMRHKTLGIEGVQFHPESILTTAGKELLRNFLKL from the coding sequence ATGCTGTTGATGATCGACAATTACGACTCGTTTACCTACAATCTCGTGCAGTACTTCGGCGAGTTGGGGGAAGACGTCGTCGTGTATCGGAATAACAAGATTTCCATTCCAGAGATCGAGGCATTGAAGCCGGCTCGATTGGTGATCTCTCCGGGCCCCTGTACGCCGAACGAGGCTGGTATTTCGGTCGAGGCGATCCGGCATTTCGGCGGGAAACTTCCGCTGCTGGGCGTCTGTCTCGGCCACCAGTCGCTGGCGGTCGCGTTCGGCGGTGAGGTGATCCGCGCTGAGCGGCTCATGCATGGAAAAACCTCGATGGTGCGTCATGACGGTCGCACGATTTTTCGCGATCTTCCCAATCCGTTCGAAGCGACTCGCTATCACTCCCTCATCGTGAACCGGAAGAACCTGCCTGGGTGTTTCGAGATCAGCGCCGAGACCGCCGATGGCGAAATCATGGGGATGCGGCACAAGACGTTGGGCATCGAAGGCGTGCAGTTCCATCCTGAGTCCATTCTCACCACCGCCGGCAAGGAGCTGCTCAGGAATTTCTTGAAACTCTAG
- the trpB gene encoding tryptophan synthase subunit beta, whose protein sequence is MAIPDRHGRFGLYGGRYVPETLMPALLELEEVYQRTRRDRKFQTEFKHYLKEYVGRPTPLYLAQRLTKRLGGAKIYLKREDLCHTGAHKINNAIGQALLAKRMKKPRLIAETGAGQHGVATATVAAMFGLECEIYMGTEDMQRQALNVFRMRLLGSKVTGVDAGSRTLKDAISEAMRDWTTNVRTTHYVLGSVLGAHPYPMMIRDFQSVIGREARKQILTTEGRLPDCLIACVGGGSNAMGLFHAFVPDKKVKMVGVEAGGLGVESGKHAARFAGGRPGVLQGTMTYLLQDENGQVNLTHSVSAGLDYAAVGPEHSYLRESNRAEYTSVTDDEALAAFDLLAREEGIMPALESAHAIAEVVKRAPKMKKNQILVVNLSGRGDKDVQQVARIKGVTL, encoded by the coding sequence ATGGCGATACCAGATCGACATGGGCGATTCGGACTCTACGGCGGGCGCTACGTCCCTGAGACCCTGATGCCGGCCCTCCTGGAGCTGGAAGAGGTATATCAGCGTACCCGGCGGGACCGGAAGTTCCAGACCGAATTCAAACATTACTTGAAGGAATATGTCGGGAGGCCGACGCCCTTATATCTTGCGCAGCGCCTGACGAAGCGGCTGGGCGGGGCCAAGATCTATCTGAAGCGCGAAGACCTGTGTCACACCGGCGCCCATAAGATCAATAACGCCATCGGACAGGCGCTGCTCGCGAAACGGATGAAGAAGCCTCGTCTCATTGCTGAGACCGGCGCTGGGCAGCATGGCGTGGCAACGGCGACGGTGGCCGCCATGTTCGGCCTGGAATGCGAAATCTACATGGGTACGGAAGATATGCAGCGCCAGGCGCTGAACGTGTTTCGCATGCGGTTGCTCGGTTCTAAGGTAACCGGCGTGGACGCCGGCAGCCGGACGTTGAAAGATGCCATCAGCGAAGCCATGCGAGATTGGACCACCAACGTGCGGACGACGCACTATGTGCTCGGTTCCGTCCTAGGCGCGCATCCCTATCCGATGATGATCCGTGACTTTCAGTCCGTGATCGGTCGTGAGGCCCGCAAACAGATCCTGACGACGGAGGGGCGACTGCCCGACTGTTTGATCGCCTGTGTCGGTGGCGGAAGTAATGCCATGGGCCTCTTCCACGCCTTTGTCCCGGACAAGAAGGTCAAGATGGTCGGCGTAGAGGCGGGTGGCCTCGGCGTCGAGAGCGGCAAACATGCGGCCCGGTTTGCCGGCGGGCGTCCCGGCGTCCTCCAAGGTACCATGACCTATCTCCTGCAGGATGAAAACGGCCAGGTCAATCTTACCCATTCCGTGTCGGCTGGGCTGGACTATGCCGCCGTGGGACCGGAGCACAGTTACCTCAGGGAATCGAATCGCGCAGAGTACACCTCGGTGACGGATGATGAGGCTCTGGCGGCATTCGATCTGTTGGCCAGGGAAGAGGGCATCATGCCGGCGCTCGAAAGTGCCCATGCCATCGCCGAAGTCGTGAAGCGAGCGCCGAAGATGAAAAAGAATCAGATTCTTGTGGTGAATCTCTCGGGGCGCGGCGATAAGGATGTGCAGCAGGTGGCGAGAATCAAAGGGGTGACCTTGTAG
- a CDS encoding GAF domain-containing protein → MAVIRRKIARSSRKTTAKKSPAGSRRKIVARASAPVREDRLLQALQQALFKSLSHSEGEGRSPIGVAAVFVQSFLQLTKVHAIAVYVRDEQTREMVCLAEAGSSDASVAGQWPAGLTQAEQQARISLGELHGIRLHRIGRMDGVVMFHAGKSQRVPSRTALSLLTAIEPWLSVLLDHARLTVKYAAKILRIQHMEQVSDLLNSALGEQEKLRRALDAAIRLVEAEAGALFLGTGDGSLRLSAIGGERAAGLTALQSNVAAGVHRTGQAVLITHGAQDARLVAGQGWQSVLPVASLVSVPVRMGARAVGVLEVVNRRSGKPFSNWDVLELASLSNQFGLAIDNLRRGPVGEAGVKESLKP, encoded by the coding sequence ATGGCCGTCATTCGTCGTAAGATTGCTCGAAGCAGCCGCAAGACCACAGCGAAAAAGTCTCCGGCCGGTTCCCGCCGTAAGATCGTGGCGAGGGCTTCTGCGCCTGTGCGGGAGGACCGTCTGCTCCAGGCCCTCCAGCAGGCGCTCTTCAAAAGCCTGTCGCATTCCGAAGGAGAGGGTCGTTCGCCGATTGGTGTGGCTGCCGTCTTCGTGCAATCGTTCCTGCAACTGACCAAGGTCCACGCAATTGCCGTCTATGTGCGGGATGAACAGACTCGCGAGATGGTCTGTCTGGCAGAGGCCGGAAGCAGCGATGCCTCCGTGGCCGGGCAGTGGCCGGCCGGACTGACACAGGCGGAGCAGCAAGCGCGAATCAGTCTTGGCGAACTGCACGGCATCCGCTTGCATCGCATCGGTCGTATGGACGGTGTGGTGATGTTTCACGCCGGGAAGTCGCAGAGGGTACCCTCGAGAACGGCTCTGTCGTTGTTGACCGCGATTGAACCCTGGCTGTCGGTTCTACTGGACCATGCCCGGCTGACCGTCAAGTACGCGGCGAAAATTCTCCGTATTCAGCATATGGAGCAGGTCAGCGACCTGCTGAATTCCGCTCTGGGCGAGCAGGAGAAATTGCGGCGGGCCTTGGACGCCGCGATTCGACTCGTGGAGGCGGAAGCGGGAGCGTTATTTCTGGGGACAGGCGATGGGTCGTTGCGGTTGTCCGCGATCGGCGGGGAACGGGCTGCGGGGCTTACCGCGCTGCAGTCGAACGTTGCAGCCGGGGTGCATCGCACGGGACAAGCCGTCTTGATTACCCACGGTGCACAGGATGCCCGCCTCGTTGCCGGTCAGGGATGGCAATCAGTCCTGCCGGTGGCTTCCCTGGTCTCGGTGCCGGTTCGCATGGGGGCTCGGGCTGTGGGTGTGCTGGAAGTGGTGAATCGGCGGAGCGGCAAGCCGTTCAGCAATTGGGATGTGCTGGAGTTGGCGAGTTTGTCGAATCAGTTCGGCTTGGCTATCGACAATCTGCGACGGGGACCGGTCGGCGAGGCGGGCGTAAAAGAATCCCTCAAGCCCTAA
- the trpC gene encoding indole-3-glycerol phosphate synthase TrpC: protein MILDRILEHKKAEIRHKSSRGYLAELKTKIRDAGPTLGFAVTLDARRTPTRPALIAEVKKASPSLGLLRPEFEQRFEPVGIAEAYREHGASAVSVLTDKDFFQGHLDYLADVKGRVGLPALNKEFMVADIQFYEARAYGADAVLLIVAGLEKRQLIDFAALAKELSLDVLVETHHERELDTVLEWLPDVRMIGINNRDLKTFSTDLGVTLRLAKRIPADKLIVSESGIHKREDVLRLVEAGVHAMLIGESLIRAQDIGAKIRELLGDEPKEEAR, encoded by the coding sequence GTGATTCTCGACCGGATCCTCGAGCATAAAAAAGCTGAAATTCGCCACAAGAGCAGTCGCGGCTACCTTGCGGAGTTAAAAACCAAAATCCGTGATGCCGGGCCGACACTTGGATTTGCCGTCACGCTGGATGCGCGCCGTACCCCGACCAGGCCTGCCTTGATCGCCGAGGTAAAAAAAGCCTCGCCCAGTCTGGGGCTGTTACGGCCAGAGTTTGAGCAACGCTTTGAACCGGTCGGTATCGCCGAAGCCTATCGAGAGCATGGGGCCAGCGCTGTCTCCGTCTTGACCGACAAAGACTTCTTCCAGGGTCACTTGGACTATCTTGCTGATGTGAAGGGGCGGGTGGGGCTGCCGGCGCTGAATAAAGAATTCATGGTCGCCGACATTCAGTTTTACGAAGCCCGGGCCTATGGGGCCGATGCGGTGCTCTTGATCGTGGCGGGTCTGGAAAAACGTCAGTTGATCGACTTCGCGGCGCTCGCCAAGGAGTTGTCCCTGGACGTACTGGTGGAAACGCACCATGAACGTGAACTTGATACCGTGCTCGAATGGTTGCCGGATGTGCGGATGATCGGCATCAACAATCGTGATCTCAAAACGTTCTCGACCGATCTCGGCGTGACTCTGCGGTTGGCCAAGCGGATTCCCGCCGACAAACTGATCGTGAGCGAGAGCGGCATTCACAAGCGTGAGGATGTCCTGCGGTTGGTGGAGGCCGGTGTGCATGCCATGCTGATCGGCGAGTCGTTGATCCGGGCGCAGGACATCGGGGCGAAGATACGTGAGTTACTGGGCGACGAACCGAAGGAGGAGGCGCGATGA
- the trpE gene encoding anthranilate synthase component I yields MAKQHYSLTLEEFRALAAEGNLIPLYREILADYETPVSAFAKIDHGTTAYLLESVAGGENWARYSFLGSGSSAVIHEEQGDLVLTRGKKRLRIQSRGNPLERLRELMDEYRPVTVPGLPRFVGGAVGYLSYDMVRTFEELPSLRKDSLGLPDFAFLLTDTLLIFDNVSQKIKVVANAYLESTKDRDIREAYRHATARIEKMIARLKRPVRQPRQQRRRKPITFTSNMNKADFEKMVVATKEYIRAGDIVQAVLSQRWETQIHTTPFQLYRALRVINPSPYMYYLRVGGVELVGSSPETLVRCEDGQISLRPIAGTRRRGKTPEEDQELARNLLADEKERAEHVMLVDLGRNDVGRVAARGSVKVDSLMQVERYSHVMHIVSQVTGQLEKGKSVYDVTRACFPAGTVSGAPKIRAMEIIEELEPTRRGPYAGAVGYFGFSGNMDMCINIRTVVIKGRQAYIQAGAGIVADSVPEHEYEETCNKARAMMKAIELAEQGLE; encoded by the coding sequence ATGGCGAAGCAGCACTATTCATTGACCCTGGAAGAGTTTCGAGCCCTGGCGGCGGAAGGGAATTTGATTCCGTTGTACCGGGAAATTTTGGCGGACTATGAGACGCCGGTGTCGGCGTTTGCCAAGATCGACCACGGAACGACCGCCTATCTGCTGGAGAGTGTCGCCGGCGGAGAGAATTGGGCCCGCTACTCTTTCCTTGGAAGCGGCTCGTCGGCGGTGATCCACGAAGAACAGGGCGATCTGGTGTTGACCCGCGGAAAGAAACGTCTGCGCATTCAAAGCCGTGGGAATCCGCTGGAGCGGCTTCGCGAATTGATGGACGAGTATCGGCCGGTGACCGTGCCGGGCTTGCCGCGGTTTGTCGGCGGAGCCGTGGGCTACTTGAGCTACGACATGGTGCGAACGTTCGAAGAGTTACCGTCTCTCCGAAAAGACAGTCTGGGGCTGCCGGACTTCGCCTTCTTGTTGACAGACACGCTGCTGATTTTTGACAACGTCTCGCAGAAGATCAAGGTCGTCGCCAACGCCTATCTGGAATCCACGAAAGATCGCGACATTCGCGAGGCGTATCGGCACGCGACGGCGCGGATTGAAAAGATGATCGCCCGCCTGAAGCGGCCGGTGCGGCAGCCACGTCAGCAGCGGCGTCGCAAGCCGATTACGTTCACGTCCAACATGAACAAGGCCGACTTTGAGAAGATGGTCGTGGCGACGAAGGAGTATATCCGCGCGGGTGACATCGTGCAGGCGGTGTTGTCGCAGCGCTGGGAAACCCAGATTCACACGACGCCGTTTCAGTTGTATCGCGCGCTACGCGTCATCAACCCCTCGCCCTACATGTACTATCTGCGCGTCGGAGGTGTGGAACTGGTCGGCTCTTCACCGGAGACGTTGGTGCGGTGTGAAGACGGGCAGATTTCGTTGCGGCCTATCGCGGGGACACGTCGCCGCGGGAAGACGCCGGAAGAGGATCAGGAACTGGCACGGAATCTGTTAGCGGATGAAAAAGAACGGGCCGAACATGTGATGTTGGTGGATCTGGGGCGGAACGATGTGGGACGTGTGGCCGCTCGTGGATCGGTGAAAGTCGATTCATTGATGCAGGTTGAACGGTATTCCCACGTCATGCACATCGTTTCCCAAGTGACGGGACAGTTAGAGAAGGGAAAATCGGTCTATGACGTGACGCGAGCCTGTTTCCCCGCAGGGACTGTCTCGGGTGCGCCGAAAATCCGGGCCATGGAGATCATCGAGGAGTTGGAGCCGACGCGGCGCGGGCCCTATGCCGGTGCGGTGGGGTATTTCGGTTTCTCCGGCAATATGGATATGTGCATCAATATCCGGACCGTGGTCATTAAGGGGCGGCAAGCCTACATCCAAGCCGGCGCGGGGATTGTGGCCGACTCCGTTCCCGAACATGAGTATGAGGAAACGTGCAACAAGGCGCGCGCGATGATGAAGGCCATCGAACTCGCCGAGCAGGGGCTGGAATAG
- a CDS encoding LysM peptidoglycan-binding domain-containing protein has product MMTERGGSMKQAAVRSLGLLVLCSMGLSGCVMSEKYEAEKARSLNFQRLLAQEEKRSAELDNEVKRSRRELSEYEARNRELNAQVEAVRQQAAQIQEEAQAMKEASLLEKRAQEDMKRLTTIPSKAKKAAPKKDFAAAVDEALKAEVPTDLSLEPAKDSAKDLLGHAETALESAGAAAASLGGTTHTVRPGETLYRIGQKYHVGLDQLRKWNNMTNNTVVVGQKLVVSQP; this is encoded by the coding sequence ATGATGACTGAGCGAGGCGGATCCATGAAACAGGCAGCAGTACGGTCGCTTGGGTTGCTGGTACTGTGCAGCATGGGGTTGAGCGGTTGTGTGATGTCGGAGAAATATGAAGCGGAGAAGGCGCGTAGTCTGAACTTTCAGCGTCTCCTCGCGCAGGAAGAAAAGCGCAGCGCGGAGCTGGATAACGAGGTCAAACGCAGCAGGCGCGAGTTGAGTGAATACGAAGCCCGCAATCGTGAACTCAATGCCCAGGTGGAAGCGGTGCGTCAACAGGCGGCGCAGATCCAGGAAGAAGCGCAGGCCATGAAAGAGGCGAGCCTGCTGGAGAAACGGGCACAAGAGGACATGAAGCGCCTGACGACCATCCCTTCGAAAGCCAAGAAGGCAGCACCCAAGAAGGATTTTGCGGCCGCTGTCGACGAAGCCCTCAAGGCCGAGGTGCCGACCGATCTGAGCCTCGAGCCGGCGAAGGATTCGGCGAAGGATCTTCTCGGTCATGCGGAGACGGCGCTGGAGTCCGCCGGAGCGGCCGCGGCCTCCCTGGGAGGTACCACGCATACGGTGCGTCCGGGAGAAACGCTCTACCGCATCGGGCAGAAGTATCACGTCGGGCTGGATCAGTTGCGCAAATGGAACAATATGACCAACAACACGGTCGTCGTCGGACAGAAGTTGGTCGTCAGTCAGCCGTAG
- the trpA gene encoding tryptophan synthase subunit alpha, which translates to MNRLDQTFGRLKAQGEKALITYIMAGDPSLQDTEHLVLELERAGADIIELGVPFSDPIADGPVIQQAAERGLQSGTSLRKILDSVRRLRATTQIPIVLMAYYNNIHAFGETVFCAKAVEAGVDGLIVPDMPPDEAGPLRGPADAAGLHLIFLLAPTSTSSRRAYVAKESGGFVYYVSLTGITGAKLNDMAGVRDNVAKIKKQTKTPVAVGFGVATPEDAASVAQVADGVIVGSAIVRRVGEHGQDGRLVQEVGNFVRSLKVAMQPT; encoded by the coding sequence ATGAATCGTTTAGATCAGACATTCGGTCGATTGAAGGCGCAGGGAGAGAAGGCGCTCATTACCTACATCATGGCGGGTGATCCGTCGTTGCAGGACACGGAGCACTTGGTGCTCGAACTCGAGCGGGCCGGCGCCGACATCATCGAGTTGGGCGTGCCTTTCTCCGATCCCATCGCCGATGGACCGGTGATTCAGCAGGCGGCGGAACGCGGCCTCCAGAGCGGGACGTCACTTCGCAAGATTCTGGATTCAGTGCGCCGCCTGCGCGCGACGACACAGATTCCCATCGTCCTGATGGCCTATTACAACAACATCCACGCATTCGGGGAAACAGTGTTTTGCGCGAAGGCGGTCGAAGCCGGCGTGGATGGGCTGATTGTGCCGGATATGCCTCCCGATGAAGCCGGCCCCTTGCGCGGTCCGGCCGATGCGGCGGGACTCCACCTGATTTTCCTGCTGGCACCCACGAGCACGTCCTCGCGTCGCGCCTATGTCGCGAAGGAGTCCGGCGGATTTGTCTATTATGTTTCCCTGACAGGCATCACTGGCGCTAAACTGAACGACATGGCGGGGGTGCGGGACAATGTCGCCAAGATCAAGAAACAGACGAAGACGCCCGTCGCTGTGGGGTTTGGTGTCGCGACTCCGGAGGATGCCGCGAGCGTCGCACAAGTGGCCGATGGAGTCATCGTCGGCAGTGCGATCGTTCGTCGGGTAGGAGAGCATGGGCAGGATGGCCGACTCGTTCAGGAAGTGGGGAACTTCGTGCGTTCACTCAAGGTTGCGATGCAGCCGACCTAG
- a CDS encoding AAA family ATPase, whose product MSSSQQPAAARTMSIEGISLHLAQPMTMGQEWIGNREILKQLLACWLVIDERDLPLSPRITGQPGIGKTTLAMAGARERKQDLYVFQCTADTRPEDLLITPVLAESGTISYHASPLVTAVLTGSICVLDEGNRMNEKSWASLASLLDHRRCVESIITGLLIRAHPEFRCCVTMNEDASTYEVPDYILSRLQPTLGMGFPTREDELAILRYHLPFAPADMLALTVEFLQEAHQLSLEYSVRDGIHLLQYALKRCAQDPAHPLAADAAWRESLIKVLGEEALDLPTQSRKRKRALGDQALPRGLGDFFFESDDPLHPGR is encoded by the coding sequence ATGTCATCCAGCCAGCAACCGGCCGCCGCGCGTACGATGTCCATCGAAGGCATCTCACTACACCTGGCACAACCGATGACCATGGGCCAGGAGTGGATCGGCAACCGGGAAATTCTCAAGCAGCTGCTCGCCTGCTGGCTCGTGATCGACGAACGTGATTTGCCGCTCTCGCCCCGGATCACCGGGCAACCGGGCATCGGAAAAACCACGCTGGCCATGGCCGGCGCCCGCGAACGCAAGCAAGACCTCTATGTCTTTCAATGCACCGCGGATACCCGCCCCGAAGACCTGTTGATCACGCCTGTCCTGGCGGAATCCGGCACGATCAGTTATCACGCCTCGCCGCTGGTCACCGCGGTGCTCACCGGAAGCATCTGCGTGCTTGACGAAGGCAACCGGATGAACGAAAAGAGCTGGGCCTCCCTAGCCTCGCTACTGGATCACCGGCGCTGCGTGGAATCGATCATCACCGGCCTGCTTATCAGAGCGCATCCTGAATTCCGATGTTGTGTCACGATGAACGAAGACGCCTCGACGTATGAGGTGCCCGACTATATCCTGTCGCGGCTCCAACCGACCCTCGGCATGGGCTTCCCCACTCGCGAAGATGAACTGGCGATTCTGCGGTATCACCTGCCCTTCGCTCCCGCCGACATGCTGGCCCTGACGGTGGAGTTCCTGCAGGAGGCCCATCAACTCAGCCTCGAATACTCCGTACGCGACGGGATTCACCTCCTGCAATATGCCTTGAAAAGATGCGCCCAGGACCCCGCCCACCCCTTGGCGGCCGATGCCGCCTGGAGGGAGTCGCTCATCAAGGTGTTAGGCGAAGAAGCGCTCGATCTGCCGACCCAGTCCCGCAAACGGAAGCGCGCGTTGGGCGATCAGGCCTTGCCCAGAGGGCTTGGTGATTTCTTTTTCGAAAGTGACGACCCTCTACACCCCGGCCGATAA
- the trpD gene encoding anthranilate phosphoribosyltransferase: MIKDAIHKLAERGDLTEAEAETVMGEIMDGSATQAQIAAYLMGLRIKGETVEEIAGSVLAMRARATRIRVRDAQVVDTCGTGGDRAHTFNISTTAAFVVAGTGLTVAKHGNRSVSSKSGSADVLAALGVAINLPPERVADCVNEVGIGFLFAPLYHSAMKHCAQPRQELGIRTLLNILGPLTNPAGARLQVVGVFDAGLTELLAKVLVHLGAQHCFVVHGMDGLDEITVTDRTRVSEGKAGVVSSYTIDPSEFGLARVRAKELVGGSAEENAAITRDIFRGRKGPKRDIVCLNAAPALVAGRKAKTLQDGFELAQWTIDSGAAMEKLEQLIDFTKKAL; encoded by the coding sequence ATGATCAAAGACGCAATTCACAAACTGGCCGAACGGGGCGACCTGACCGAGGCTGAGGCCGAGACGGTCATGGGCGAGATCATGGACGGGAGCGCGACCCAGGCGCAGATTGCCGCATATTTGATGGGGCTGCGGATCAAAGGCGAGACCGTCGAGGAAATCGCCGGATCGGTGTTGGCGATGCGTGCGCGGGCGACCAGAATCAGGGTCAGGGATGCGCAGGTCGTGGACACGTGCGGGACTGGTGGAGATCGCGCCCACACGTTCAATATCTCCACCACGGCGGCCTTTGTGGTGGCCGGGACCGGGTTGACGGTCGCCAAGCATGGCAACCGCTCGGTGTCGTCAAAGTCTGGCAGTGCGGATGTGCTGGCCGCGCTGGGCGTGGCCATCAACCTGCCGCCCGAGCGGGTGGCCGATTGCGTCAACGAGGTGGGGATCGGTTTCCTCTTCGCGCCGCTCTACCACAGTGCCATGAAACATTGCGCCCAGCCGCGGCAGGAATTGGGTATCCGCACCTTGTTGAATATCCTCGGTCCGCTCACGAATCCAGCCGGAGCCCGACTACAAGTCGTAGGGGTTTTCGACGCGGGATTGACGGAACTCCTGGCCAAGGTGCTGGTCCACCTGGGCGCGCAACATTGTTTTGTCGTGCATGGCATGGATGGATTGGATGAGATCACGGTGACCGACCGGACTCGGGTGTCGGAAGGCAAGGCCGGGGTGGTATCGAGTTATACAATCGATCCCTCTGAATTCGGCCTCGCGCGAGTTCGCGCGAAAGAACTTGTGGGCGGGAGCGCGGAGGAAAATGCGGCCATCACCCGCGACATTTTCCGTGGTCGCAAAGGACCAAAGCGCGACATTGTCTGCCTCAACGCGGCGCCTGCGTTGGTAGCCGGACGCAAGGCGAAGACCCTGCAGGATGGATTCGAGTTGGCCCAATGGACGATCGACTCCGGGGCGGCGATGGAGAAATTGGAACAGTTGATCGACTTTACCAAGAAGGCCTTGTGA